Within Candidatus Sysuiplasma jiujiangense, the genomic segment ATTCGCCATTTGTCACTTAATATATCAAAATTGCCGGCCTTCTCAGAAGCTGCTGTCCTCTCCAATAACTGCGCTGCCCGGATAAATGAGTTTATGGATGAAAACAGCATATCATTACGGAACTGAATTAAGCGTCAGGAAAATTATTTATCAGGTATGAACATCGTTCGTGAGGTGCGTCTTCTTGTCAACTGTGACGATAATAGGAGGAGCGGGCCTTGTGAGCAGGGGGGTTGCATATGATCTCGCCTCTGATGACAGCATAGAGGAAATAAGAATTGCTGACATTGATGCGGAAGGCGCGAAGAAAGTTGCGCTTGAAGCGAACAGAATTGCCGGATGGAAGAAGGCAGCGGCATCAAGGATCGATGTTCTGAAAAAAAAGGAATCGCTGAGCGTGCTGAAGGGCACGGACTTCATTGTCAACGGAGTGCAGTATGACTTCAATCTTGAAGTCATGGATCTGGCGCTGAAGGCGGGCAGCCATTACCTTGACTTCGGCGGTCTTTACTGGATGACAAAGAAGCAGCTGCGCCTGAACGGTGCCTTCCGGAAAGCCGGTCTGCTCGGTATAGCCGGAATGGGGGCGGAGCCGGGACTGAGCGGTGTTCTCGCATCTTCCCTGTGCGGTGGAATGGAGAGCGTCGATACAATCAAAATAAGAGACGCATGGAGGGATAACACAAAGGGGGTTCCGCCTTTTTTTGTTACATGGTCGATACAGACCCTGATGGATGAGTACACAATGCCTGCAGAAATTTTCGAGGACGGCTTGATAAGAAGGGTTGATCCGCTGTCAATGAAAGAATCCTACGATTTTCCGGTACCAGTCGGCACTACAGAAGTTTTTGTAACAAGGCACAGCGAGGTGGCAACCTTTCCAGGATCTTTCCGCAAAAAAGGTATCAGGAAGGTCAACTGGATGGAGGGAGGCCCCGGCTTTATCGAGCAGAAACTGCTGGCTGATGCCGGTTTTGCGGATGGTGAGCCTCTCCGGATTGGCGGATGTGAAATTTCCCCGAGAAGATTTCTTACAGGCCTGCTGAAAAAAAAGGGACTGCTTGGCTACCCTGATAAGGTAAGAATAGAAAGCGTGGAGTGTCTTTGCGTTGAAGTTTCCGGGATCGAGAAGGGAGAAACGGCCATGAAGAGGGCGACATGCGTGTTCCCTTCCAAACCGGAATGGGGACTCGGTGCCGCAGAATACTCTGTATGCATGCCTGCGGCCGTGGCGGTCAGGCATGTGCTATCGGGGAAGGTGGCGGAGAGAGGCGTAAAGCCGCCGGAAGTGCTCTTTGACACTGAATGTTTCATATCCGACCTGAGACAGAAAGGATTCCGGATCGGTGTGGAGAAAATAGAGTGACACTCTGCATCATGCACGCATCTCCGCAGCATCGCAATTGTCCTGCCGGCAGATGAAAAGCCGGAGAGGTTCATGTGCTTTGCATATTGTTCATAAACCAATTAATTTCGATATACATTTTCCAGTAAAAAGAAACAAATGATAAACTTTAAATAAATACATTCCACCTATTCCATGTCAACAGTTGCGGCATTTGACGAAACTGGGCCGGAGGTGTTGCTATGGTTGTTTCAGCTTCAAGGGAAAAGACTGAAGGAAAGGATGAGGGCACGCGAATAACGAGGGAATACAACTACGGGACCTGGAGAAAGCAGGGAGGGTGGAATCCCAAACTTATCGTTTCCGCCGAGGGCTGTTATTTCACCGATTCGGAGGGTAAAAAGTACCTGGATTTCTCGTCGCAGCTCATGTGCTCGAATCTCGGGCATGGAAACAGGGCTGTGATCGATGCCATAGTAAAGCAGGCCAACGAGCTTCCATACATATCGCCTGAATTCACCACAAATGCAAGAGTGGAACTCACAAAGAAACTGCTGGAGGTGCTGCCTGACAATCTTGTAAAATTCTTCTTCGGGACGTCAGGGACAGAAGCAAATGAAGCGGCTGTCAAAATGATTCGCATGTACTTTCAGAAAGAGGGAAAATTCAAAGTTATCAGCAGATACGTCTCATACCACGGGTCAACAGCAGCCAGCATAGCCCTTACGGGCGATCAGAGAAGGTATTCCTCTGAAACGCCTGGCAATGCCGGCGGTGTCGTCAGGGCACCGGACCCGTACTGCTACAGGTGCCCTTTCAACCTCAAATATCCGGAGTGCGGCATCGCCTGCGTTGAATACATAGACTACATGATAAAACACGAGGGAAATATCGCCGGCGTCATGGTCGAACCGATAACGGGCACCAACGGCGTGATTGTCCCGCCCGATGGCTACATGCAGAGGCTCAGGGAGATTACAAGGGATCGCGGTGTTTTTCTGATTGCTGATGAGGTAATGTCCGGATGGGGAAGGGCAGGCGAATGGTTTGCTGTGAACAAATGGAAGGTGAAACCGGACATAATGACAACAGCAAAGGGGATTACGGGTGCCTACATTCCACTGTCTCTCACTGCGACATCAAAGGAAGTTGCTGACTACTTCGAAGACAACATGTTTGCACATGGACACACCTATGAAGCACATCCGCTCACTCTGCTTCCGGCGGTAGCGGCAATTGAAGAGTACCAGAGGATGCATCTTATCGAGGCGTCTGCGAGAAACGGCAGGTACCTGGGCGAACGACTGCACGAGCTGGAAGAAAGGCATGAGAGCGTAGGCGACGTCAGGGGAGCCGGCATGTTCTGGGCCGTTGAACTCGTAAAGAACAGGAAGACGAGGGAACCGTTCAACACGAGGGAGGACAAGCTTGCGGGCCGGCAGACAGTTGCAGGCAGGGTAGCCCAGGAGATGGGCAGGAACGGTGTTTTTGTCAATTCATGGATAACACATCTGACAGTGGCTCCACCCCTCATTGCAGGGAAGGACGATATCGACCGTGGTGTTGAAGCGCTGGATGCTGCGCTGAAGGTTTCTGACGAGCTTGCCGTGAATTGAGCTGACTGTACAGACAAATTGCAGGCTGAGGATGCATAACACCGAGTATGTTTTGGCGACTTTCCGGACAGCTGATTTGCCGACAGCACAACGGAGATTCAGGAGATATCCGGTCCAGAGACCGGAAAAGCGGTCGCCGCTTTCGAGCGAAGAATAAGCAGGTGGAAGAGCGGTTGAGGCCGTCACAGCTACGGGCTGTGGCCGGCGCGCTATGCGAACAGCTGAAATTGTGCACTGGTCAGCAGGTCTCGGCGAAATGAGACCGGCAGGAAGACACAGCCGCTCATTCCCAGGGAGTGCCATCGTATTCAGTTTTCCACTTAGAGGAAGACCGTGGCATGAGGATGACGCCGGAGGCAATGCAACAACATTTATTTCATTATGTCATTTACCTCTTCCATGCCAGAAGAGACGGCGGAAGATATCGATTCGCTTGACAGAAAAATACTCCAGATTCTCTCCCATGACGGGAACATGAGTTTCCAGAATATAGCAAACAGGCTGTCGATCTCAAAATCAACTGTCCACAACAGGGTCAACACACTGCAGAAAAAGGGCATCATAAAGGGATTCTATGCCATGCTCGACCCTGAAAAGCTCGAGAACGGCATCACTGCAATCTCACTTGTCAAGGGGAGATACGGCCCGAAATATTCGCAGAATATCGGTAACGCAATATCGCAGATAAAGGGGGTATGGGGCGTTTATTTTGTCATGGGAGATGTTGATTTCATCGTACTGATAAGATGCAGGACAAAAAACGAGCTTTCCGGCATCATTGAGCATCTCAGTAAAACGGAGGGCGTGGAGAGAAGCAGCACATTTTATGTCCTGGAAACACTCAAGGAGGCTTACAACGAGTCGGTGCTGATCGAACAGGACAGCGAAGCGGTAAAACAGACAAGACGGCCAAGAAGGTTGAAATGAAAGACAAAGGATTGCAGACGGGCTGGCCATGCAGCATGACTGAAACCGGTTCCGGTTTCGTGCCGGACCCTGTCATCTCTTTCCGATAAGGGAAAGTGAACAGTCCATTTGTTTGTCGTAAAGCCACTTCGATTTAATTTCGTTCAGCAGCCCATACGATCAAATGGATTTTGGGCAGCTGCGCTAAGTGATGCCAGTACAATAATTAGTAAATTTTATTGTTTATGAAATGCCCTTTATTAAGGCGACGGAAAGGTATTAAAACGCCCTCTCTAAAGCTATTTGTAATCGTGGAGGTATCTTCAAATCAACCCATTCTGCTGATGCCGGCAAAGACGGCAGGAGGCATGGATTATGACTGTTACACAGAAATACGGGCTCATTTTCGACCCGCTGAAATGCACAGGATGCAGAGAATGCGAGAAGGCGTGCGTTGATGCTCATCCTGACGACATCGTAAAGGAGCCGAGAATAAAGATAAAGAGCGGCAGCGCGGGCCCGTTCAAGGCAACCTACTGCGTACAGTGCAACGAGTGCGCCCCTTCCGCAGTCTGCCCGTCAGATCTCATTACATTCGACAAAGCCAGGTTTACATGGCTCCTGGAAGAGGAAAGATGCATCGCATGCAACGCCTGCATACCAAAGTGCCCTTTCAACGCTATCTTCCTTGACCCTACGATGGGGGTTGAGACCGCATACAAATGCGATATGTGCATAGGTGTTACGGGCGGCCCGAAGTGCGTGTCTGCATGTCCCACATCCGCCATAGCATTTAGCATAGCCCCAATCGAGAAAGTCAGGGAGGGTGCCGTTACTTGACCGCGGACGTAAACATCAGGGAAGAAGGGAAGACACCCGAAAAAAAGACGATTCCCGAAAGAGATGCGGGTCTGCAGAATCTCGACCTTCCCGCCTGGGTACCGGCATGGGCAAGACTTGCACCCAAGATTTCCGTCGCGCCCCCCGGGCCCAAGAGCAAGGAGATTGTGAAGCTTGACAAGGAATACGTCTCGCACGCCTATGACAGGGTGTTTACCTTCACGATAGACAGGGCGGCTGGAGCCACGGTTGCCGATGTGGACGACAACCTGTATATCGACTGGACCTCCGGAATTGCCGTTATGAATGCGGGATGGGGTCATCCTGCAGTCGTTGATGCTGTAAAATCCCAGAGCGAGAAGCTCATACACTCATTCGCGAATGATACCTATTTTGACAAGGAGGCAGAACTGGCCAGACTTCTTTCAGACATATCATTCTCGGGCAAACTCAGGGGAACATTTTTCGGAAACAGCGGTGCTGAGGCTGTTGGAGCAGCTGCAAAGCTGGCGACTTACCACACGAAGAAATTCGAATTCCTTTCATTCTACGGTGCGTACCACGGCAGGATAGGCCCTGCGCTCAATTTCACCAGCAAACTGAAATACAGGTTCGGATTTGGCCCGCTGAACAATACACTGTTCGCACCTTATGCGTACTGCTACAGATGCCCGTTCAAGATGGAGTATCCGAGCTGTGACCTGTACTGCATGCATTTCATGGAAGACCAGCTGATGAATTTTGGAGGCGGCACAGGATCACTGGCGGCTGTCGTCGTGGAACCAGTCCAGGGCGAAGGCGGATACGTCGTGCCTCCTGACACGTTTATGCCTTTCCTCCGTAAATTCTGTGACAGGAATAACGCACTGCTCATCGCGGACGAAGTCCAGTCCGGACTGGGCAGAACGGGTAAGATGTGGGCTTCCGAGTGGTCAGATACCGTTCCGGACATCCTTGTCACCGGCAAGGCCGTAGGAGGAGGCGTTCCGCTCGGTGCCATCATAGCCAAACCGGAAATAATGAAAAAGTGGAGACCCGGAACACATTCAAGCACATTCGGAGGCAATGCCATCCAGATGGCCGCCGGGATTGCGCACATAAATGCCATACTGAACGAAAAGCTTGCCGACAGGGCGCTTCTGGCAGGCAATTACGTCCTGAAGAGACTGCGCGAAATGCAGGAGAGATGGGAAATCATCGGGGATGTAAGGGGCAGGGGACTGATGATTGGCGTTGAATTTGTGAAGGACCGGAAGACAAAGGAACCGCTGGACCTTACACAGATGCAGGTCAGATGCCTGAAGAAGGGGTTGCTTACCCTCACTGCAGGGCCTTACGGCAATGTGATGAGAATTGCCCCGCCGCTTATAATTTCATTGGAATTCATGGACAAGGGGCTCGAGATATTCGAATCCGTGGTG encodes:
- a CDS encoding aminotransferase class III-fold pyridoxal phosphate-dependent enzyme; this encodes MTADVNIREEGKTPEKKTIPERDAGLQNLDLPAWVPAWARLAPKISVAPPGPKSKEIVKLDKEYVSHAYDRVFTFTIDRAAGATVADVDDNLYIDWTSGIAVMNAGWGHPAVVDAVKSQSEKLIHSFANDTYFDKEAELARLLSDISFSGKLRGTFFGNSGAEAVGAAAKLATYHTKKFEFLSFYGAYHGRIGPALNFTSKLKYRFGFGPLNNTLFAPYAYCYRCPFKMEYPSCDLYCMHFMEDQLMNFGGGTGSLAAVVVEPVQGEGGYVVPPDTFMPFLRKFCDRNNALLIADEVQSGLGRTGKMWASEWSDTVPDILVTGKAVGGGVPLGAIIAKPEIMKKWRPGTHSSTFGGNAIQMAAGIAHINAILNEKLADRALLAGNYVLKRLREMQERWEIIGDVRGRGLMIGVEFVKDRKTKEPLDLTQMQVRCLKKGLLTLTAGPYGNVMRIAPPLIISLEFMDKGLEIFESVVKEMQTELTNAQSPPPASQPEGGQPVAQPKPDSAPASQHQEAM
- a CDS encoding aminotransferase class III-fold pyridoxal phosphate-dependent enzyme; amino-acid sequence: MVVSASREKTEGKDEGTRITREYNYGTWRKQGGWNPKLIVSAEGCYFTDSEGKKYLDFSSQLMCSNLGHGNRAVIDAIVKQANELPYISPEFTTNARVELTKKLLEVLPDNLVKFFFGTSGTEANEAAVKMIRMYFQKEGKFKVISRYVSYHGSTAASIALTGDQRRYSSETPGNAGGVVRAPDPYCYRCPFNLKYPECGIACVEYIDYMIKHEGNIAGVMVEPITGTNGVIVPPDGYMQRLREITRDRGVFLIADEVMSGWGRAGEWFAVNKWKVKPDIMTTAKGITGAYIPLSLTATSKEVADYFEDNMFAHGHTYEAHPLTLLPAVAAIEEYQRMHLIEASARNGRYLGERLHELEERHESVGDVRGAGMFWAVELVKNRKTREPFNTREDKLAGRQTVAGRVAQEMGRNGVFVNSWITHLTVAPPLIAGKDDIDRGVEALDAALKVSDELAVN
- a CDS encoding saccharopine dehydrogenase NADP-binding domain-containing protein gives rise to the protein MSTVTIIGGAGLVSRGVAYDLASDDSIEEIRIADIDAEGAKKVALEANRIAGWKKAAASRIDVLKKKESLSVLKGTDFIVNGVQYDFNLEVMDLALKAGSHYLDFGGLYWMTKKQLRLNGAFRKAGLLGIAGMGAEPGLSGVLASSLCGGMESVDTIKIRDAWRDNTKGVPPFFVTWSIQTLMDEYTMPAEIFEDGLIRRVDPLSMKESYDFPVPVGTTEVFVTRHSEVATFPGSFRKKGIRKVNWMEGGPGFIEQKLLADAGFADGEPLRIGGCEISPRRFLTGLLKKKGLLGYPDKVRIESVECLCVEVSGIEKGETAMKRATCVFPSKPEWGLGAAEYSVCMPAAVAVRHVLSGKVAERGVKPPEVLFDTECFISDLRQKGFRIGVEKIE
- a CDS encoding Lrp/AsnC family transcriptional regulator, whose translation is MPEETAEDIDSLDRKILQILSHDGNMSFQNIANRLSISKSTVHNRVNTLQKKGIIKGFYAMLDPEKLENGITAISLVKGRYGPKYSQNIGNAISQIKGVWGVYFVMGDVDFIVLIRCRTKNELSGIIEHLSKTEGVERSSTFYVLETLKEAYNESVLIEQDSEAVKQTRRPRRLK
- a CDS encoding 4Fe-4S binding protein, with the translated sequence MTVTQKYGLIFDPLKCTGCRECEKACVDAHPDDIVKEPRIKIKSGSAGPFKATYCVQCNECAPSAVCPSDLITFDKARFTWLLEEERCIACNACIPKCPFNAIFLDPTMGVETAYKCDMCIGVTGGPKCVSACPTSAIAFSIAPIEKVREGAVT